CATGCTACACACCACTTCATGAGTCACCACATATCCATGAAGCAAGCAGGAGAGCAATGCGTGATTATGATGTGTGATTTGCGTGAGCTTCAGGAAATTTGCAATGCCTGCCTGACAGCATACCATCCACGAATTCCGATGCAGATGTGATTTGATTCACTGTACACGGTTTCGTGTACAATCACAGATTTTGTATCTAAAGAAGAACAAGGAGGCattttctgtttttatttttcaaaatgaaAGATGTGCATGCATGTCAGTTCATCATGAACCAGAAAATATTGTGATATTAGAGCAACTTCAGCAGGGTGATTAAATGGGCTTCCATCTCCATATTTGCTCGGTGGGTGCAAAAAATTGATTTCCAGCAAGAGGAGCAAATAAGCTACCATTTTGGTAGGTCTTTCGAATTTCTCCTCTCATCTCCCCAATTTGATGGTCCTCTATTTGGGCTACCCAACTGTGGGCACCaccgattttttttttccatttccaCATAGCGGTGCTCAATTCCAGCGCCAGGGCGAGCGCCCCcgccccgcacgccgccgcggcgccggccgccctagccgccgccgccgccccgcgcctgcCGAAGCCACACCACCGGCCGCCCTACCGCCCCCGCCCCGGATCCCGCCCTAGCCGCCGCATGGCCCTGCCGGccgaagcgccgccgcgacgccgcgggAGCCTCCGCCTTGACCTGCGTGGCCGCCAGCGCGTCGGCGAGTGCGGCATGGTGTTGACCTGCATCTGCAGCGCCGCCACGTAGTCGACCGCCTCCTCGAGCAGCTCCGGCGCGGGGAGCTTCCGGCATCCCGGGACAAGGCGGCCCAGCACGCAGAGCCGCTCCTGCACCTTGCCGCCCTCCttcgaatcggccgccgcccctgcaaaAGCGGCAGCTTTGCTCTCGGCATgctgcggccggcggtggcgccgccggatCTTGCCGCCCGCCTTCACCAGCACGCGGCGCCGGTCAGCAGGATTGCGCGGCTCCAGCGCGTCTGGCCGCGCGCCGTGAGCGCCAGCGCCGAATCGGCCGCGGCCTTGACGGCGCGCGGCTGGCCGCCGCCCGTGGCGCGGATACGGTGGCCAAGCAGCATACAGTGGGTGCTCTTGCAGCAGGGGAAGCAGCGACCGTCCCTGCACTGCTCAGCGGACGCAGGACGCCAGCAGGCCTTGCCGCGTTCTCTTCTCCCGATCGAGAGACGGAAGCGTGCGCGTGCGCCGCCCAGCCGGCCGGAGCCAGACTCGTACAAGTGCCCCCGTTGTGCCGATGCTATCCGTCCCCGGCGACATCGAGGCTCATCGGCCACGACATGCCGCAGAGGCTCGCTCGGCCACGCCTCCATGGGGAAGATTGCTGAGCAGTGACTGCAGAGTCCTAGCTGTATGTACCCGACCATGGCGGgtagctgctgcctgctggagaGGCGGAAACTGACGACGACGCACGAGCGCAGAGGGAGCTCGTCGACGTCGGTCCGGGCGACAGCCGGGAagggagcctccggagcaggggCACGGCGCGAGCGCTGGCGAGGTCCGGCGAGACAACTGACGCCTCCCGATCCGGGTGTTGGGTGGCTATTCCTGCCGCAGCAAGGCCActggcgccccccccccccccccccccccggcgcggAGGAAGAGTTCGCCCCGCTCTCGCTCCACCCGTACACCGCCCCGGCAGCTGGTGCCGCGGTGGGTTaggaggcgccggcggtgcGCTTCCGCGTGGTCCACTGCGACGCGTTCGCGGTGAACGCCACCGCGGCCGAGCTGCTCAGACACCGCCTGCGGCCGACAGGCGGTGGGCCGCGCGGATCTCGAATGCGGCcgccggtgggcggcggcggcggaggggtcgcGGTGACCGGGCTCGCGCAGGGAAGAGGGAGGTGGCGAAGTGGAAGCAGGAAGAGGCACGGGCGAGTGTGACTGGGAGGGGAGAATGATAGGTGGGGCTCAGTTATGAGTTGGGAAAATAGAAGTCCAATTTACTCAGCCTGCTGAAGTGGAGGTTCATATTTGAgtgagtaaaatttagaagtaGGCTTCTAAATGAGTATTTGCTCACCCAAATTTAACCGCCCTACTAGAGTTGTTCTTACACTTGCTCGATCAGGGGACGGTGGACGGTGGACGGTGGACGGCGAGCGAAACACCGACCAGGGGGAGGACGGTATTTgagataccgtccacccctgggggcCCTGGCGTCCGTTAGATCAAGCACGAGCGTCCCAGATTCGTCATGGACTGGGTCAACGACGCGGCCGTCCTCCTCAGTCCACTCCCTGCGCTCGCGGACaattgcgccgccgccgcgtgtggCCGTGCATGGCAACGGCCGGCCGACGCGTCTCTCCCTGCTTGGACTCGTCGCCGCCCTCGCCTGACGCAGCGGAGCGCGGCAGCAGGTCGGCCGTCATCCCTGCACCGTAGCCCATGCAGGTCGCCGTCCTGCTGAACTCCGGCCGCCCGAGCtccgttcctttctccttgccTGCTGTCGTGGCCATGGAAGAAGGTGCCATCCGACCTGGACGGAACGCGCGTGCAGCGTAGGCGGACGGCCAACGAAACACCCAcctgggggtggacggtatttgagataccgtccacccctgtgGGGAACCTAGGAGCCGTCGGATAAAAAACGAGCGGATCAGATCGAGCACGGAGCGCAAGTCAGCATCTCGACCGTCCTCGTCAACCAGGCGCGGGCGTTGCTCGGGCTCGACGGCGAGTGCCCGGCTGCCCGCCGGCCGTCGAGGACGTGGGATACTTATCCAGTCCAGAGGAGCTCTCGCGATCCGTTCTGGGCAAAAGCGTCCGTCGCCACGGGCAAGGAGAcggctcgccggccggctcCGGCTGCCGCAAGCTCCTCGTACCTCGTCGCTGTCCGCCGCCACCGGGCTTGCGGTGCAAGTTCCATTGATCCTTTTTTTTGAGCGACGTGTTTGTCAGCAGCAGGAACGGCAGATTACATGAGACTTGAGAGTGCCTGTTCGTCCACCAGAATCAACCAATAAAGTCACTGATCTGATGAGTCGtccttgtgagttgtgactggCCGCTGGCTTTCCGAGACTGCCTGTGAGCTCTCCTTCTGTTGGTTTCAGGCTTTTGATGTGTGTGCCTGTCTGACACTTTGTGTTGCCAGGCAGAACCGAGAGCTGGTACGTGGCTATGTGCGTGTGAGGCATTGGTCCACTGCAGCATACCATTTGAGCTCAATATGTACACATTGTCAGGATTAGTGATGATAACAACAGAATACAATGCATCTCAAATGTGCTCTGATCTCCTGAGTATGACCGTATCAAGCTGCCTGCAAACATAAAAAACACAGAGCGACAGAAATCTTTATGTAAAACCGTAAATGAGACGAGCTACACAAATCTGCATCTCCTACTCCTCATAACAGAGCAGGACAGATCATACGTGGCCCTTGCAAGACCGGAGATGGGGCGCTTCATCATGCTCGCAGTGCCAGCTCAACTCCTCAACTTCCAGGTTCATTTATTACAAATTGAAAATATAGAGGAAAACTTCATTTTGAATAAAACAAGTAAATATTGTTTCGTATTATGATTTTATCATCAATGCATTTATCCATAGCAAGAAGAAATTGAACTCGAGTATAAATTGAAATTAAACTCAAGTACTTGTAGCAAACAATATCAAGCTCATTCTCTTGCTTAATCTCTTCCTTGAACCTGCACAGAGCTTAATGATCCATCCTATATATGAATGAAATAGGCACACTCTCAtgccgttcgttcaaaaaaaataatccaTCCTCAAGCTCTTCCAAATGTGCATGCTTCTCCCTTTCTAGGTATAGTGCCACGCTATGCCACAAGACATCGTTGACACCTTCCGCAGACTAACCGTTGGTTTCATTGCTGATAGACCCCAACATCTTGTCCACTCAAATGTCTTTCCACTTGCTTCAGTTTTCTCTAATGTCTCAAGCTAGTtctgaaagaaaagaaagtagGAGTTTTATCAATTTCCTTGCACGGAGGATCCTAACATGTTAGCTTTACATATACAATGATAAGAAACTTTCTTGAAGTCATTATTGAAAACATACCGTGGAAAGGCTGCATGGAAGTCATATCCATTACCTATGCTTGTCGAGCAGCTGGTCTGATTTAGTCTAATATCTCAAACTATCAAAACTAAGAACCAAAGAATTTACAGAGTAATGCATATATAACACTAGTGGCAGTGTTGGGAGACCTCTTATGGGGTCTTATTTATATACATGTAGCCAAGAGAGAGCATCAAAGTTTATGCATGGTGGCTAAGTTTGGTATTCATGAAGGTCTAGAACGCCACATGCATGGTTGGCTTGTTGCACTGCTTCATTTGTGTGAACTTCGTGAAACTTGGTATGAAGCCCAAGCCACATCCTTGATGGCATATGCAACTTTTTTTTATAGGGATGGCACATGACAGTACTAAGACACCATGACACCTGCGGCAAAACTACTGGAACAAGGCTCAACTTTGGTTAAACAGTATGTAAACATCATTGGCATAATCATATGAATGTTTGTGAGGTTTCAGGCTCTACCATACATGCTCCTACTCGAGAACTGAAAAATTCAACTGCAGGTTAAGAGATGACAGATAATGTTTGTGAGGGTTCAGGTTCTTGAATGGTCCACTGGAGTATACCATGCGAGCACAACCGAATTGTGGCTGCGATTACGCAATTCATCGTCACAAACTTTAGACCCTTTGGAGGAAGAGAATATGCAGAGATGCCTATATATCTTTCCGTTTGAATATGATGTTCCGAAGAAGCTGCACGACCATCATCATGAGAAACTGAAACTGCTAATGGAGGTACGCATGCATCTCGTTCTGAATCTCCTCGTCGTGCGTCGACGGCGTCGGGGACTCGCGCGTCTGGACGACCAGTTTCAAAACACCACTGCAGCGATGGACGACCAGACGCCTCTGCGCGTTTTGATCTGCTGCGAACGTCATTCTGTTCTTGTCTTCCGACAGTTTTCAGTCTGGTTTCTTGGTCGTCGCCGGTCAGTTCTGGCAGTGTCATTTGTAATGGTTACTGGGAGAGCTCGCTCGTCAGTTTTTGTGTACTACAGCTTTCTGCAAATTCGTAAATCGTAATGCTGGCTGAATACAAGTATGCGGTCACTGAATTAAATAGCAATATAACTGGCCAGCTTCTGAATGTTTATTacctctcttttctttcttgcgCAGCTTGCACAGGCCTAAAACTACACACCCACAAAATGAAACAACCATACATGATACATCTCTGTCTTACATCCAGACAAAAGCGCCAATGAAGTGCTGGTAGTGGTGGCACGAATCTCCTCTATGGTTTCTATCGCCTATGCTGTTGCAGCTCCATGCCCACGCCGCCATTGAGCATCGTGAAAGCTGTAGCAGCACGGGTGTCCATCACGACAACATCTCGGACAGAATGCAATTTGTTCTCAGGAGAGATTGACCCATGTTAAGTGTCAAGTGTCAAACTGAACTCTCGGTCGAGACTATGTAAAGCAAGCAAACTTGAAGCTTTTCCTCATGTGTATGGTGTGTCGTCAGGCTCCCATCCTTCTCATCCCAACAGTTGATGATCGATCATACCACTAGCATGATTAGTAGATCATGCTTCACCTCTGCTCTGGCGACTCACGTTTACAGAAACATGGAGTTTTGCATCCAGAGAGCTGCTTGTAAGGCAACAGAGCAATAATCATGCTAATTTAACATCTTTCGACGACAAAACAACATCAAGCATGTTGTTCTGTCCACAACCAGAAATGCAAGCAATTCATCTAAATGTAAACATATATACTAGAATTGTATTTCTGGAGCAAATTCTTTATCACTGGTGAACACATGGAACATTCGGAGCAGAGCTCCGATTGCAGCAAATAAATCTAAACCTTACCAGATCATTTATAATAGGAACAAGTCCGTTTTACCCCCTGAATTTGTCAAGGAGTCTAAATTACCCCCCTAAACTACAATACCGGGAATAGAGCCCCCCTCAACTCTCAAAACCAGACAAATCACCCCCCTGGACTGTGTGGAGGCGGTTTACCaccgtgggccccacctgtcagtctCTCTCTCTAGGGCcggcgcctcccctgctcccttcgCCAGGCGCCGCCGGGAGCTCGCCCTCTCCACCGTGGAGGACACggcgggcggccgccgcggtggccacggcggcgagggcccctCCTGCTCCCGGCGCACGCGACGCGAGCAGGGGGCACGGAGCTGCGGCGGCTCGCTCGTCcccgcgccgtccgccggccATGGTGCCGTTGCTCCCTCCGTCGGCCGTTCCTCCCCAAACCTAGCCGGCGCGCCGGATCCCGCAAGCAGGCCGCGgaggtgtggtgaggtggaggcgcgcgcggcgagggcgaggcggatCCCGGCGGCACTAGCAGCGCGCGTGGCGAGGGcgagcctcccctgctcccggcacgcccccctcccctgctccggctGGCCCGGGGCGAGCGGATCCGGGCGCCGGgggggggccggcggcgagcagggccgcacacccctcctccgccagctcgacgccgccgacccgcccgcCCCTCTCCGCGCCCACGCTCCACCGGCCGCCAGTCCACGCcttctcgagctccgccgccggccgcatcgCCCCACCGCTGGAGCTCCGCCCGCCGGTCGCGCCTCGTCCCGCATCTCGAGCTCCGTCGTCAGCAGCCTCGCCCTGCAGCTCAAGCTCCACCTGCTTGCCGCGTCGCCCCGTCGATCGAACCCtgccgctcgagctccgccaccggACCCAAGTCCTCGCGCGTCGCCCCGAAGCAGACGCAGCCCAAGCTCGGGCAGCGGGGCGAGCGCGACGAGGAGGAGAGCtcgggcggcggggaggaaccGGCAGTGGCAGGAGAGGCAGCGCGCGGAGGACTCtagcggcgggggggggggggacgcgaCGCCGGCATTGACTCCGCTGGTGAGCTcgggggagagagaaaagagagagatgagagactgacaggtggggcccaccatGGGAAACCGTCTCCACACAGTCCAGGGGGtgatttgtccggttttgagaGTTGAGGGGGGTTCTATTGCCGGTATTGTAGTTTAGGGGGGGTAATTCAgactccttgacaagttcagAGAGGTAAATGGACTTGTTCCTTTATAATAAACTGTAAATCGTACCAGCCCATCAATTAACAGTTAACCTTCTAGTAAGCAATACCATACGCCGGTCCGCTATCAAATTACTCATAGCAAATTAAATAAGACACCACTTTTTGCAAAGTAAACCTTTAGGCTACCTATTCATAAATCCTGCAAGCATGGAAAAATATAATTAGAAAAAACATCAACTTTCAAATTAGTTTCATTGAATCCAccaaaaaatatgtttttataTTGTATTTATTTGGTATTGTAAATTTTTCGATAAACCTAGTTGAACTTATAGTAGTTGGACTTATGACAAGACAGGGTTAGAGTGAACTATAGTTTGAAAAAGAGGGACTACCAgatttttttttaggaaaagtccaattttcacgctcgaactatcgcaaaaatttgattttcaaccttcaactacgaaatcggacaacataggccatccaactgccaaaaccgggcaaatttagcccttggggtggttttgaaggtggttttgtattttctaaaaaaattaaataaatataattagatttaaaaaatgaaaactaattcattttaaatcagaaaaatatgaaactagtacaaaaaaaatttaaaaaaaatataacctatctattattgctccatttgaatcttagttattaaaaataataggcataactgcaagtagccaaatattatgaacataaaaaatagatctgaatagctcacaagtcatgtgacaatagatatgttatatttttagaaaacttttgatacccatttcatatttttttcttaaaataaattacttataaattttttagtgtaaaattgaatatttttaattctcacaaaatgaaaaatcaccttcaaaaccaccccaggggccaaatttgtccggttttgacagttggatggcctatgttgtccggtttcaTGGTTCAAGGTTGAAAAttagacttttgcgatagttcgagggtgtaaaccggacttttcACTTTTTTTATGAGTATGAAAAGATGTCCAATGCAACTGAGGTTCTGCAAAAGGGCAGGAAAAAAGTTAGTAATCATGCTAAATTTTACCGTACTTTGGCCGATCGTTCAACCTATATTTACCGTGGGTAATAGTacaaattacagatttaatCCAGACCGAGATGCAATTATTAGGGAGCACCACGTTTTGCGCGTGGCCAAGCATGACTGGCTTGGACATTAGTTTCTCCTCAACTACATGAACATAGGTGCAGCACGAGGAGTCTGTCAGCTCCAACGACTGCAGGCTGCAGCCATGCACACATAATGGTCTCGGCGAGAGACACAAGTACAGAACGCCACCGCCCACCACCAACCACTTCGATCAGCAGTAACTAGAGCGCGACAGTACGATCAGGATCAGAGCAACACGTAGTCACCTACAAATGTGTTTTGCAATTTAGGggctgtttagttctcaaaaaaatttctacagtatcaGGCCGTCACATGAattttcgacacatgcataagacattaaatgcagttgaaaagtataattaattacacagtctaactaattagtatgagatgaatcttttaagtctaattagtttatgattagatattatttgtcaagtaacaacgaaatgtgctacaatgcCAAAACCTAAACTTTTTCACCAGTAAAAACGGTGCTACACGAGGAGAGACTGAATTGAATGGACAGTCATAACATCCTTTGTCCTCGACATGATTGCATGAATGTCAGCGTACGGCCTGTGTACCGTGTATGTATCTTTTTTCTTATATATGCATCATTTCTGCTGTATATAGACGCTCTGCACCACAGAAACCAACAACCACACACCTTCTCAGCGTCAGCTAGCATTGCTTGGGTAGTTTTTGCATCCACGGAGTTGGCCGGAGATGACGACGATGTCAGCCAAGTTCCGTTCCATGGCCGGCAagatcgtcctcgtcctcgtcctggGCGTCCTCCTCCACCCCTTCTCCTCTGCAGGTGAACCTAGAATTAACATCTCATTCTGGATAAGTAATATCTCTTCTGCAAACGATATGCAAGTTTGACAAGATAGCTTATTAGCTGGGCGTGttgcaggtgcaggggaagaaGCAATGGCAGCTCTCCAGCCGGAGCTGCCGCAGTGCAACCCCTTGGTGGGGCCGCCGGACATCTCGCCGGACTGCGACACCTGGTGCTGGTACGGCGGCCACCCGGGAGGCTACGTCAAAGGCGACGTCTGCTGCTGCAACCCCGGCGCCGGCCTAGCTGATGATGCTGATAGCTAAACGAACAAGATGATCCATAAGTAACTACCAACCGTCCGTGCGTGCGTGCTTGCATGAAGAAATAAACTACCTTGCTTCGACTCCGGTGTATGATAGTGAGTTTCCGTGGGGAAAGGTTACGTTTTCAATAAAAATTTTTATTGTTTAGTACTCTGTTCGTTTCTTTCACGATGTCTACCTGTAACCACTCTATTTTAGTGTATTTAGTGCATTATATGTGATATCTGCCTATAACCGTTCAGTCTTTCCATTTACCGGTGTCGAGTGACTCATAACAATAGAGGTGGTGAAGAAATTATAGATGCCCAGCGTGATGGATTTTAATTTATCAAAGTATATGTAATCTTTAATAACTGACTAAAAGTGAGATGTGACATGCAAGGATTTTAGCCCAGATTTTTCACAAGCTTCGTGGTTTAAACATCATCATTTTGAAGTGACATGCCAACAAGTGTTGTGAATAAATGAAGAAATTTACATGTAACCTTAGTCATTAGTTGTCCAACATGCAGATCAAACAATACAATCACTTCCATCCACAAGAAGCATAAGCTGAGGTAACATACTAGCAAAGAAACATGATATACATATACAAAATGTTGCATCATAGTTGCACATTGGATTCATGAAAATTGTAGTACTAAAATGCATGGTAACCGGTAAATGAAAAACCCAAAATCCATAATTCATTGTCATCGCTTGTTTATACACCACCATGCATTTTCTTCTATTGAACTTCATATCTTAGAAACCGTATTTGCAAGATAGTTCTTGTGATTCACTGGCTCAACTTGTTGTTTGGAGATGATAAATGTTTCAGAGCAAATAAGATTATGCAAGAGATTGATCTACTATGGCCAAATGAAATTCATGGCACACCCGTGGTTCATGCAGCAGGCTTTCACCGACAAATTGATGCTGAAAGATTTGTCGATGTCTCTTTGGTTTCCTCTAATATCCCAACCCGAAATGATCTAAGTAACATGGTAACGTTTTTTCCCTTCAAGCAGAAACCTGAAGGTGTAGCGTGAGGTAGATATATAGAGGTGGAGCGCTAACACGCATTCTCAGCTATTTCACATGAATCGGCACCAGCTTATCAACACAAATGTCACGGTGTTCCTGTGAATGTGATCATCAGTACTCAGTGATCGTACATGCAAATGGGGTCTCTGCATCAGTGTACATTCAGTTTACATGTGTAGTCATTGCTTTATTAGCTCGCCAACATGGGATGAACTAACCACATCTAGTATTTGGAACACAAATTTCATGAGCCTTGCAGTTGTTAATTTAGCTTGAGAAACATGATTGTTGCTTCTGGATCGGAGCGTTTCTCTTGGTGCTGACCTTATGGGTGTTGCAGGCGTAGG
The genomic region above belongs to Panicum virgatum strain AP13 chromosome 8N, P.virgatum_v5, whole genome shotgun sequence and contains:
- the LOC120686802 gene encoding putative defensin-like protein 80 isoform X2 — protein: MTTMSAKFRSMAGKIVLVLVLGVLLHPFSSAGAGEEAMAALQPELPQCNPLVGPPDISPDCDTWCWYGGHPGGYVKGDVCCCNPGAGLADDADS
- the LOC120686802 gene encoding uncharacterized protein LOC120686802 isoform X1 — encoded protein: MTTMSAKFRSMAGKIVLVLVLGVLLHPFSSAAGRVAGAGEEAMAALQPELPQCNPLVGPPDISPDCDTWCWYGGHPGGYVKGDVCCCNPGAGLADDADS